One window of Camelina sativa cultivar DH55 chromosome 4, Cs, whole genome shotgun sequence genomic DNA carries:
- the LOC104782715 gene encoding uncharacterized protein LOC104782715, translated as MKLKTLFLNLITHALYRLLRYLSRAKSILIEISKHNKKRLFMMMFYSTKSSINQHNIFFGSSNVVPDPEPFPLSLHGHEDEEDNHESQYLEWLEGRVDENININGVEEVDIGTDDINHLADMFIARCHEKFLLEKVESYRRFQDMLARSL; from the coding sequence ATGAAACTCAAAACCCTATTCTTAAACCTTATCACACACGCTCTTTATCGTCTTTTACGGTATCTCTCCCGAGCCAAATCCATTCTTATCGAGATATCTAAACACAACAAGAAGAGGTTGTTCATGATGATGTTTTATTCAACAAAGTCATCCATCAATCAACACAACATCTTCTTCGGATCCTCCAATGTAGTCCCTGACCCTGAACCTTTCCCTTTATCTCTTCATGgtcatgaagatgaagaagataatcaTGAGTCTCAGTACCTCGAGTGGCTAGAAGGGAGGGTCGATGAAAACATTAACATTAATGGGGTTGAGGAGGTAGATATTGGTACTGATGATATTAATCATTTGGCAGATATGTTCATCGCGAGGTGTCATGAGAAGTTCTTGCTGGAGAAGGTTGAGTCTTACAGGAGATTCCAAGACATGCTTGCGAGGAGTTTGTGA
- the LOC104782713 gene encoding uncharacterized protein LOC104782713, with the protein MQDHSYRKLQLDQLSLSSAKSIMKGVSKLNKKRLLRMMFHPTTKSSKKNHRNRFFLESSTVVDPFTFYLRGYEVEDYHNHDRYLEWVEERVDDKYNNIDDDHTVEERDVDDDDINRLADRFIAKCHERFMLEKVESFRKYEEMLLRGL; encoded by the exons ATGCAGGATCATTCTTACCGTAAATTGCAGCTTGACCAATTG TCTCTATCAAGTGCCAAATCCATTATGAAAGGCGTATCTAAACTCAACAAGAAGAGGTTACTCAGGATGATGTTTCACCCAACAACAAAGTCATCCAAAAAAAACCATCGCAACAGGTTCTTCCTTGAATCCTCTACCGTTGTCGACCCTTTCACTTTCTATCTTCGTGGTTATGAAGTTGAGGATTATCATAATCATGATCGTTACCTCGAGTGGGTAGAAGAGAGGGTTGATGATAAGTATAACAACATTGATGATGATCATACTGTTGAGGAGAGAGatgtcgatgatgatgatattaatCGTTTGGCTGATAGGTTCATCGCGAAGTGTCATGAGAGGTTCATGTTGGAGAAGGTTGAATCTTTCAGGAAGTACGAAGAGATGTTGTTGAGAGGTTTGTGA
- the LOC104782714 gene encoding BRCA1-associated protein: MFILRVHSVDLERPISIEEEDTGFTYASKRAQPPLKLTQPSSLKITERKGLIHLYRNSSHSSLPNPSSRSTTLFIVAVPNYFSSLDFIRFCDSRIANVSEILFIRNDGMEDRYSVLVTLTDQSAADGFHNDLNGKKFAPSEAEVCHILYVISVEHTEFGEVAAEAPAGFTELPTCPICLERLDPDTSGIVSTLCDHSFQCSCTSKWTYLSCQVCRLCQQPDEILSCSICGKTENVWACLVCGFLGCGRYKEGHSIRHWKETHHCYSLDLRTQQIWDYVGDSYVHRLNHSRIDGKSVEMNTRCLSHDGECGLCECSEDTGISGAIYNSKVDSIVSEYNDLLASQLKGQRQYYESLIVEARSKQEGNIAEAVEQIVVNKMHELQKETEKCEEEKSGITEVNKKLIKEQDSWRKKAKEIEERGAALLGSKDEMIVDLQEQIRDITFFIEAQKTVKKMSSDSDGIREGTVLPVPIRDEPVSSVRRQKKSNRRK, encoded by the exons ATGTTCATCCTCAGAGTTCATTCAGTTGACTTGGAGCGACCAATctccattgaagaagaagacacaggTTTCACCTACGCATCGAAGAGAGCTCAGCCTCCTCTTAAACTCACACAACCATCGTCTCTCAAAATCACCGAACGCAAAGGTCTGATCCATCTCTACCGGAACTCTTCTCACAGCTCCCTCCCTAACCCTAGCTCCCGATCCACCACTCTCTTCATCGTCGCTGTTCCCAATTACTTTTCCTCCCTCGATTTTATCCGATTCTGCGATTCCCGCATCGCTAATGTCTCCGAGATCCTCTTCATCAG GAACGATGGAATGGAAGATCGATATAGTGTTCTTGTCACGCTTACTGATCAATCTGCAGCAGATGGATTCCACAATGATCTGAATGGGAAAAAATTTGCACCTTCTGAG GCTGAGGTTTGCCATATTCTTTATGTAATTTCGGTGGAACACACGGAATTTGGTGAGGTTGCTGCAGAAGCACCTGCTGGATTTACAGAGTTACCTACTTGCCCAATATGTCTTG AGAGATTAGATCCCGACACCAGTGGTATAGTCAGTACTCTTTGTGATCACTCGTTTCAGTGTTCTTGCACTTCTAAATGGACTTATCTGTCCTGTCAG GTTTGTCGATTGTGTCAACAACCAGATGAGATATTAAGCTGTTCTATTTGTGGGAAAACAGAGAACGTATGGGCATGCCTTGTCTGTGGCTTCTTAGGTTGTGGAAG ATACAAGGAAGGGCATTCTATCAGGCACTGGAAAGAAACGCATCACTGCTATTCTCTTGATTTGCGAACACAACAAATCTGGGATTATGTTGGTGACAGCTATGTTCATCGGTTAAACCATTCAAGAATTGATGGAAAGTCAGTAGAGATGAACACCCGTTGTCTATCACATGATGGGGAGTGTGGTCTCTGTGAGTGTAGTGAGGATACAGGAATTAGCGGAGCCATCTACAACAGCAAAGTTGATTCA ATTGTAAGCGAGTATAATGACCTTCTTGCAAGTCAACTAAAGGGACAGCGACAG TACTATGAATCTCTCATTGTTGAGGCGAGAAGCAAGCAGGAAGGTAATATCGCCGAAGCAGTTGAGCAGATCGTTGTGAACAAGATGCACGAGCTTCAGAAAGAGACTGAAAAATGTGAAGAGGAAAAAAGTGGTATCACTGAG gttaataaaaaacttataaaagagCAGGATAGTTGGAGGAAGAAGGCCAAGGAGATAGAAGAGAGGGGAGCTGCATTGCTAGGatcaaaagatgagatgatAGTTGATCTTCAAGAACAG ATAAGAGATATTACGTTTTTCATTGAAGCCCAGAAAACCGTAAAGAAGATGTCATCTGATTCGGATGGTATACGCGAAGGAACCGTCTTACCAGTGCCTATCAGAGATGAGCCAGTTTCCTCAGTTAGAAGGCAGAAGAAGTCAAACCGGAGAAAGTAA